Proteins found in one Deltaproteobacteria bacterium genomic segment:
- a CDS encoding MBL fold metallo-hydrolase has protein sequence MIFEEVRAGGCLSYLVGCPETCSAVLIDPELSQVDRYLALAARTGLRFHYIVDTHTHADHFSAARDLSRRLEVPSVMHRASLAPYVDVRVDDGETIIAGRLRLRVVHTPGHT, from the coding sequence ATGATCTTCGAGGAGGTGCGCGCGGGCGGCTGCCTCTCCTATCTCGTGGGCTGCCCCGAGACGTGCAGTGCGGTGCTCATCGACCCGGAGCTGAGCCAGGTCGATCGCTACCTCGCGCTCGCCGCCCGGACGGGGCTGCGCTTCCATTACATCGTCGACACGCACACCCACGCCGACCATTTCTCGGCCGCGCGCGACCTCTCGCGGCGCCTCGAGGTGCCGAGTGTCATGCACCGCGCGAGCCTCGCGCCCTACGTCGACGTGCGCGTCGACGACGGCGAGACGATCATCGCGGGGCGGCTCCGGCTGCGCGTCGTCCACACACCTGGTCACACG